From a region of the Trueperaceae bacterium genome:
- a CDS encoding type II toxin-antitoxin system prevent-host-death family antitoxin, with protein sequence MYRRWMVRTVSVSETRENLAELLAAVEGGEEIVIVRRQRPVAKLVAVDKPMTAFLDRSELRSEIPPMQHPAVQTVRELRNDERY encoded by the coding sequence ATGTACAGGAGGTGGATGGTGCGTACAGTCAGCGTAAGCGAAACCCGCGAGAACCTCGCCGAGTTACTTGCCGCCGTTGAAGGTGGTGAGGAGATCGTCATCGTCCGCCGCCAACGCCCGGTCGCCAAGCTCGTGGCAGTCGACAAGCCTATGACGGCCTTCCTCGACCGCAGCGAACTCAGGAGCGAGATCCCGCCTATGCAACACCCCGCCGTCCAGACCGTCCGCGAACTTCGCAACGACGAACGGTACTGA
- a CDS encoding type II toxin-antitoxin system VapC family toxin, which translates to MLYLDTSALLPYYRQEAHSPAIQRLLLRGDRPVLISDLTRLEFASALSRWVRMHEVEERHAQRLSRAFDDDIKANRYTLCRNTLEHTDLARQWLLARNTSLRTLDALHLACAATEEAILVTLDGALHAAAIGLGIKVHDL; encoded by the coding sequence GTGCTGTACCTGGACACTAGCGCACTCCTGCCGTACTACCGACAGGAAGCGCACAGCCCAGCGATACAGCGACTCCTCTTGCGGGGGGACCGGCCCGTTCTGATCAGCGACCTGACACGCCTCGAGTTCGCAAGCGCGCTCTCACGCTGGGTCCGCATGCACGAGGTCGAAGAGCGCCACGCCCAACGCTTGAGCCGCGCGTTCGACGACGACATCAAGGCGAACCGCTACACCCTGTGCCGCAACACTCTCGAGCATACGGACCTCGCACGACAGTGGCTCCTCGCACGCAACACCTCACTACGTACACTCGACGCCCTTCACCTCGCCTGCGCGGCCACCGAAGAGGCGATCCTCGTGACGCTCGACGGCGCCTTACATGCCGCCGCCATAGGCCTGGGCATCAAAGTCCACGACCTCTAG